In Haliotis asinina isolate JCU_RB_2024 chromosome 15, JCU_Hal_asi_v2, whole genome shotgun sequence, one DNA window encodes the following:
- the LOC137265597 gene encoding DNA-binding protein P3A2-like, whose translation MSSVGRVDLWKLPRQWNTAIVRRYLSHVLAKSAGSGNIGYGKEEKQPVFWPREVPWRDPSRRPPGFTGNWTETLKKIILIAYRHHGYDPDTWIIDRNVC comes from the exons ATGTCCTCCGTAGGTCGGGTAGATTTGTGGAAACTCCCCCGTCAGTGGAACACAGCCATCGTACGGCGGTATCTCTCTCACGTCCTCGCCAAGTCAGCCGGAAGTGGGAACATTGGATATGGAAAGGAG GAGAAACAACCAGTGTTCTGGCCACGTGAAGTGCCATGGAGAGACCCCAGCAGACGCCCACCAGGATTCACAG GAAACTGGACGGAGACTCTGAAGAAGATCATACTGATAGCTTATCGTCACCATGGATACGACCCCGATACCTGGATCATAGACAGAAATGTTTGCTGA